Proteins co-encoded in one Vicia villosa cultivar HV-30 ecotype Madison, WI unplaced genomic scaffold, Vvil1.0 ctg.000567F_1_1, whole genome shotgun sequence genomic window:
- the LOC131629452 gene encoding structural maintenance of chromosomes protein 1-like yields the protein MPSLLSRGKIHMLEIENFKSYKGLQRIGPFFDFTAIIGPNGAGKSNLMDAISFVLGVTTAQLRGAKLKDLIYAFDDTDKEQKRTTAFVRMVYQLDNESESRFTRTITSAGASEYRLDDTIVAWDVYNARLKSLGIHRNFLVFQGDVESIASKNPKELTALIEQISGSAELKRDYDEFEKQKAYAEEKSALVYQKKKTMVMERKQKKEQKEEAEKHIRLQDKLKFMKKEHFLWQLFKLENDFVNTTEELEVKKKRREGVIEESKTFKNEASKKKKEQAKHLKVVVQREEKIIEKGNRLDKTQPELLKLKEEMSRIRKKIVKGQKELCEKIERQRKHNNEIAKLRNDIKDLTAKVADVQEKSRNIGDQLKLDGNDLEEYYRIKDEGGMKTAKLKEEKELLDRQQHADTEAQKNLEENLKQLKSRESELDSQEKILREKLKKILDSSAKNRDAVENLNTKLREMKEKHNESKRKYDYLKIRIDEVENDLRELEDDRHENEKDAKLSQAVATLKRLFQGVHGRMSDLCRPTQKKYNLAVTVAMGKLMDAVVVEDEKTGKECIKYLKEQRLPPQTFIPLQSIRVKPIMERLRTLGGTAQLVFDVIQFDPPLEKAILFAVGNTLVCEDLVKAKLLSWSGERFKVVTVDGILLTKSGTMTGGISDGMEARSKQWDDKKFEAYVKKKEQYESELKELGTISDMHHKWPDTESEKNGLEKKIQFAEIEKRSIEDKLSNLSLEKGTIKEEIKRISPELEKLGDAVEKRNIELLTLEKRINEITDRIYSDFSKSVGVANIREYEENRLKDAQNVAEERLKLSNQLSKLKYQLEYEQNRDMSSRIEELRSSISDLENDLNRVQNKEAKAKLAAEKATEEINQLKDEAKEWKSKSEDHEKEIQEWEKKISAATTKKSELNHLIKSKEAQIEQILGQKKEISEKCELEQISLPTISDPMDTDISTPAPVYDFRTLKDRKHSGRDKIEVDLKQKLDALISEIERTAPNLKALDQYEALLEKERAVTKEFEAVRKVEKEKADQFNVVKQKRYDMFMDAFNHIAGNIDKIYKQLTKSNTHPLAGTAYLNLENDDDPYLHGMKYTAMPPTKRFRDMEQLSGGEKTVAALALLFSIHSYRPSPFFILDEVDAALDNLNIAKVAGFIRSKSCEGARVSQDADGGNGFQSIVISLKDSFYDKAEALVGVYRDSGRGCSSTLTFDLSKS from the exons ATGCCGTCGCTACTCTCTCGAGGCAAAATCCACATGCTAGAGATAGAGAATTTCAAGTCCTACAAGGGTTTACAAAGAATTGGCCCCTTCTTTGACTTCACTGCAATCATTGGTCCTAACGGTGCCGGAAAATCCAACCTAATGGACGCAATCAGCTTCGTTCTAGGTGTTACAACTGCCCAACTCCGCGGTGCAAAACTCAAGGATCTCATATACGCCTTCGATGATACAGATAAAGAGCAGAAACGAACAACAGCCTTCGTTCGCATGGTTTATCAACTCGATAATGAATCCGAGAGCAGGTTCACCAGAACTATCACCTCAGCCGGAGCAAGCGAGTACCGTCTCGACGATACTATAGTTGCTTGGGATGTCTACAATGCTAGACTAAAATCCCTAGGCATTCATCGCAATTTCTTGGTTTTTCAG GGTGATGTGGAGTCCATTGCGTCCAAAAATCCTAAGGAGCTTACTGCCCTTATCGAGCAGATATCTGGATCTGCGGAGCTCAAGAGAGACTATGACgagtttgaaaaacaaaaagcttATGCTGAGGAGAAATCAGCACTTGTTTATCAGAAGAAAAAGACAATGGTTATGGAGAGGAAGCAGAAGAAAGAACAAAAGGAAGAGGCAGAGAAACATATCCGACTGCAAGATAAATTG AAATTTATGAAGAAAGAACATTTCTTGTGGCAGTTGTTCAAGTTAGAAAATGATTTTGTTAATACAACTGAGGAACTTGAAGTTAAAAAAAAACGTCGTGAAGGTGTTATTGAAGAATCAAAAACGTTTAAAAATGAAGCcagtaaaaagaaaaaagagcaaGCCAAACATCTTAAAGTAGTTGTGCAACGTGAGGAGAAGATAATTGAGAAAGGCAACAGACTCGACAAGACT CAACCAGAGCTTCTTAAATTAAAGGAGGAAATGTCTCgcattagaaaaaaaattgtaaaaggaCAGAAGGAGCTTTGCGAAAAAATTGAACGACAAAGGAAGCATAACAATGAAATAGCAAAGCTACGTAATGATATTAAGGATCTTACAGCAAAAGTGGCAGACGTGCAGGAAAAGAGTAGAAATATTGGTGATCAGCTGAAGTTAGATGGCAATGACTTGGAAGAATATTATAGAAT AAAAGATGAAGGTGGGATGAAAACCGCTAAGCTTAAAGAGGAAAAGGAACTGTTAGATAGGCAGCAACATGCTGACACTGAAGCTCAAAAGAATTTGGAAGAGAATCTTAAACAATTAAAAAGTCGGGAGTCTGAGCTGGATTCGCAGGAAAAAATACTGCGAGAAAAGCTTAAAAAAATTCTTGATAGTTCTGCAAAGAATAGGGATGCTGTTGAAAATTTGAATACAAAACTGCGTGAGATGAAAGAAAAACATAATGAGTCCAA GAGAAAATATGATTACTTGAAGATAAGAATTGACGAAGTAGAAAATGATCTACGTGAATTGGAGGATGATAGAcatgaaaatgagaaagatgcTAAATTGTCTCAGGCTGTGGCGACTCTGAAACGCTTATTTCAAGGAGTCCATGGTCGCATGTCTGATCTTTGTAGGCCAACACAGAAGAAGTATAACTTAGCCGTTACTGTTGCTATGGGTAAATTAATGGACGCTGTTGTTGTTGAGGATGAAAAGACTGGGAAGGAATGCATCAAG TATTTAAAAGAGCAGAGGCTTCCTCCCCAGACATTTATTCCTCTACAATCTATTCGGGTGAAGCCAATAATGGAAAGATTACGCACATTAGGTGGTACAGCTCAACTGGTTTTTGATGTGATTCA GTTTGATCCCCCCTTGGAGAAGGCAATTCTATTTGCTGTTGGGAATACTCTTGTTTGTGAAGACCTTGTGAAAGCCAAACTTTTAAGCTGGAGTGGAGAGAGGTTTAAAG TTGTAACTGTGGACGGAATTTTGCTGACGAAATCCGGCACAATGACTGGTGGCATTAGTGATGGAATGGAAGCAAGGTCAAAGCAGTGGGATGACAAGAAATTTGAAG CATATGTTAAGAAAAAAGAGCAGTATGAATCGGAGCTGAAAGAGCTAGGAACAATAAGCGATATGCACCATAAATGGCCTGATACAGAGAGCGAAAAAAATGGACTTgaaaagaaaattcaatttgCTGAGATTGAAAAG AGAAGCATTGAAGACAAACTTTCCAATCTTAGTCTCGAAAAGGGGACCATCAAAGAAGAAATTAAACGTATTAGTCCAGAACTGGAGAAG TTAGGAGATGCTGTTGAAAAGAGGAATATAGAATTACTTACTCTTGAGAAAAGGATAAATGAAATTACTGATCGTATATACAGTGACTTCAGTAAGTCAGTTGGGGTTGCAAATATTCGTGAGTATGAAGAAAATCGACTCAAGGATGCTCAAAATGTAGCAGAGGAGAGGCTGAAGCTGAGTAACCAGCTTTCAAAGTTAAAATATCA GTTGGAGTATGAGCAAAATCGAGACATGAGTTCAAGAATTGAAGAATTGAGATCTTCCATAAGTGATTTGGAGAATGATTTAAATCGAGTACAGAACAAAGAGGCCAAAGCAAAGTTAGCAGCAGAGAAGGCTACCGAAGAGATCAATCAGTTGAAGGATGAAGCTAAAG AGTGGAAATCGAAATCAGAGGATCATGAAAAGGAAATCCAGGAATGGGAGAAGAAGATTTCTGCAGCCACAACTAAAAAATCCGAACTGAATCATCTGATAAAATCTAAG GAGGCACAGATTGAGCAGATATTGGGGCAAAAGAAGGAGATATCAGAGAAGTGTGAACTAGAGCAGATTAGCcttccaaccatatcagatcCTATGGATACTGATATCTCAACTCCGGCTCCAGTTTATGACTTTAGGACACTAAAAGATAGGAAACACTCTGGCAGGGATAAAATAGAGGTAGATCTTAAGCAAAAATTGGATGCATTGATATCTGAGATAGAAAGAACAGCTCCCAATTTGAAGGCATTGGACCAGTACGAGGCTCTGCTTGAAAAAGAAAGAGCTGTAACTAAAGAGTTTGAAGCTGTCAGGAAAGTAGAGAAGGAAAAAGCAGATCAGTTCAATGTAGTAAAGCAGAAGAG ATATGATATGTTCATGGATGCTTTCAACCATATAGCTGGTAATATAGATAAAATTTACAAACAACTTACAAAGAGCAACACACATCCTCTGGCTGGAACAGCATACCtaaatttggaaaatgatgatgaTCCGTATCTACATGGCATGAAGTACACTGCTATGCCACCAACAAAGCGGTTCCGCGACATGGAACAACTGTCTGGTGGTGAAAAGACTGTTGCTGCACTTGCATTGCTATTCTCCATCCATAG TTATAGGCCTTCACCATTTTTCATACTGGATGAAGTTGATGCTGCATTGGACAACTTGAATATTGCGAAGGTTGCTGGCTTTATTCGTTCAAAATCTTGTGAAGGAGCGAGAGTTAGTCAGGATGCTGATGGCGGAAATGGTTTTCAGAGTATTGTAATATCTCTGAAAGACAGCTTCTATGACAAAGCTGAAGCGTTAGTTGGGGTTTACAGAGACTCTGGAAGAGG TTGTTCGAGTACTCTCACATTTGATCTGAGCAAGTCATAA